The Pseudomonas parafulva genome includes a window with the following:
- a CDS encoding tyrosine-type recombinase/integrase translates to MTGLYEKGGVWQIDKVYKGERIRESTGTGDREEAEQYLIHKLEQLRQRKVYGVRQVRTWEEAAMRYLLEVKDQPSIHLTALCMKQLHPYLGHLPLTHIDDQALEPFIKDRQTEKVRDDGTIEKAVSNRTINIAIERAVRVLTLCARKWRDEDRRPWLDSVPMLRKLEEKKSSRKPYPMSWEEQSILFNELPGHLQTMALFKVNTGCREQEVCKLRWDWEISVPELGSSVFLIPADFGGRHARSGVKNGDERLVVLNNVAKSIIERQRGISKEWVFPYNGTAMHRMNDSAWKKARVRAAKLWQEENLRPAHPGYASIRIHDLKHTFGRRLRAAGVTEEDRKSLLGHKNGSITSHYSGAELGKLIEAANMVSTTDSRGPVLTILKRKIG, encoded by the coding sequence ATCACCGGCCTCTATGAGAAGGGCGGTGTCTGGCAAATCGACAAAGTCTACAAAGGGGAGCGAATTCGAGAGAGTACTGGAACTGGTGACCGGGAAGAAGCAGAGCAGTACCTGATTCACAAGCTCGAGCAGCTGCGTCAAAGGAAGGTATACGGCGTTCGGCAAGTGCGCACTTGGGAGGAGGCAGCGATGCGCTACCTCCTTGAGGTCAAGGATCAGCCCTCGATACACCTGACCGCCTTGTGCATGAAGCAGCTTCACCCGTACCTGGGCCACCTGCCGCTTACGCATATTGACGACCAGGCACTGGAGCCGTTCATCAAGGACCGGCAGACAGAGAAGGTCCGAGATGACGGCACGATCGAAAAGGCCGTGAGCAATCGAACGATCAACATCGCCATCGAGCGCGCTGTGCGGGTTTTGACGCTCTGCGCCAGGAAGTGGCGAGACGAGGATCGCCGGCCATGGCTGGACAGTGTGCCCATGCTGAGGAAGCTCGAAGAGAAGAAGTCGAGCCGCAAGCCCTACCCCATGTCGTGGGAAGAGCAATCGATCCTCTTCAACGAGTTACCGGGCCACCTGCAAACGATGGCCCTGTTCAAGGTAAACACAGGCTGCCGGGAGCAAGAAGTGTGCAAGCTGAGGTGGGATTGGGAGATATCGGTGCCGGAACTGGGAAGCAGTGTTTTCCTGATCCCCGCTGACTTCGGCGGGAGACACGCCCGATCGGGCGTAAAGAATGGCGACGAGCGCCTGGTGGTGCTGAACAACGTGGCCAAGTCGATCATTGAAAGGCAGCGCGGGATCAGCAAGGAATGGGTATTCCCATACAACGGCACCGCGATGCACAGGATGAACGATTCGGCATGGAAGAAGGCACGGGTGAGAGCGGCGAAACTCTGGCAGGAGGAAAACCTTCGCCCCGCTCACCCTGGATATGCCTCGATCAGGATTCACGATTTGAAGCACACCTTCGGTCGACGGCTGCGGGCAGCAGGCGTTACTGAGGAAGATCGGAAATCACTGCTCGGGCACAAGAACGGCAGCATCACCAGTCATTACTCCGGTGCAGAGCTGGGCAAGCTGATTGAGGCTGCGAACATGGTATCAACAACGGACTCTAGAGGCCCTGTGTTGACGATCTTGAAGAGGAAAATCGGATGA
- the rpmI gene encoding 50S ribosomal protein L35 — MPKMKTKSGAAKRFLKTASGFKHKHAFKSHILTKMSTKRKRQLRGASLLHPSDVAKVERMLRVR; from the coding sequence ATGCCAAAAATGAAAACCAAGAGCGGTGCTGCGAAGCGCTTCCTGAAGACCGCTTCGGGCTTCAAGCACAAGCACGCTTTCAAGAGCCACATCCTGACCAAAATGTCGACCAAGCGTAAGCGTCAACTGCGCGGTGCCAGCTTGCTGCACCCGTCCGACGTGGCAAAAGTCGAGCGCATGCTGCGCGTACGTTAA
- a CDS encoding MerR family transcriptional regulator, whose translation MLEPSHNDELPPIPGKRYFTIGEVSELCAVKPHVLRYWEQEFDQLNPVKRRGNRRYYQRQDVLMIRQIRALLYDQGFTIGGARLRLSSDEAKDESSQYKQLIRQMIVELEDVLVVLKK comes from the coding sequence ATGCTGGAACCAAGCCATAACGACGAACTGCCCCCCATACCGGGCAAACGGTACTTCACCATTGGTGAGGTCAGCGAACTTTGCGCTGTAAAACCGCACGTGTTGCGGTATTGGGAGCAGGAGTTCGATCAGCTCAATCCTGTGAAGCGGCGGGGCAACCGGCGGTATTACCAGCGCCAAGACGTGCTGATGATCCGCCAGATTCGCGCCCTGCTTTACGACCAGGGCTTCACCATTGGCGGGGCGAGGTTGCGGCTTTCCAGTGATGAGGCCAAGGATGAGTCGAGCCAGTACAAACAGCTGATTCGTCAGATGATTGTCGAGTTGGAAGATGTGTTGGTGGTGCTGAAGAAGTGA
- the infC gene encoding translation initiation factor IF-3, which translates to MTIKREMRNDKRAVPKAPINENISAREVRLIGADGEQVGIVSIDEALRIAEEAKLDLVEISADAVPPVCKVMDYGKHLFEKKKQANEAKKNQKQIQIKEIKFRPGTEEGDYQVKLRNLVRFLTEGDKAKISLRFRGREMAHQELGMELLKRVEADLIEYGSVEQHPKMEGRQLMMVIAPKKKK; encoded by the coding sequence ATGACTATTAAGCGTGAAATGAGAAATGATAAACGTGCTGTACCGAAGGCCCCGATCAACGAGAATATCTCGGCCCGCGAGGTTCGGTTAATTGGCGCAGACGGCGAGCAGGTTGGCATCGTCTCGATTGATGAAGCGCTTCGTATCGCTGAAGAAGCGAAGCTGGATCTGGTGGAAATCTCTGCAGACGCGGTTCCACCCGTCTGCAAGGTGATGGACTACGGCAAGCACCTCTTCGAGAAGAAGAAGCAGGCCAACGAAGCCAAGAAAAACCAGAAACAGATCCAGATTAAAGAAATCAAGTTTCGTCCAGGGACGGAAGAAGGGGATTACCAGGTAAAACTACGCAACCTGGTACGTTTCCTTACCGAAGGGGACAAGGCCAAGATCTCTCTGAGATTCCGTGGTCGTGAGATGGCCCACCAGGAGCTGGGCATGGAGCTGTTGAAGCGGGTTGAAGCTGACCTGATCGAATACGGTTCCGTCGAGCAGCATCCTAAGATGGAAGGACGCCAGCTTATGATGGTCATCGCCCCCAAAAAGAAGAAATAA
- a CDS encoding DNA cytosine methyltransferase, translating into MASARLECRKWYAEIEPFPCALLAYRYPKTPNHGDMTRLAAMVLSGKIQAPDVLVGGTPCQAFSVAGMREGLADPRGALTIKYVELLDAIDHVRTKRGQPEATCLWENVPGVLSDKGNAFGCFLGALVGESEELQPPGGKWKDAGCVYGPTRTVAWRILDAQYFGLAQRRRRVFVVASARAGFDPLEVLFEREGVRRDTPPRRGEGQDLAGTVTASTGGVDENDAADGRLTVFGGNNTAGPIDVAPARNACASASGRMDFESEAFVVSGTLQANGKAAGSATQQDAESGMLVVTGTQDPCTLTDQAFALGRNSRQENAVLAFAENSRSEVRLEGGDGELVGALSTGGGKPGQGLPCIAFQERGREGGRSLEVGGDIAYALTAPGDGGRSQERNVLTGSAVRRLTPRECERLQGFPDDYTLIPYRGRVAGLCPDGPRYKAIGNSKAVPVVRWIGQRLQQQLERSA; encoded by the coding sequence TTGGCATCCGCTCGGCTGGAGTGCCGAAAATGGTACGCCGAGATCGAGCCTTTTCCATGCGCGTTATTGGCCTACCGGTACCCGAAAACGCCGAACCACGGCGACATGACCCGCCTGGCAGCCATGGTGCTGTCCGGCAAGATCCAGGCGCCCGATGTCCTGGTCGGCGGCACACCCTGTCAGGCGTTCAGCGTGGCCGGTATGCGCGAAGGCCTCGCCGATCCCCGCGGCGCCCTCACCATCAAATACGTGGAGCTGCTCGATGCAATTGACCATGTTCGAACAAAGCGCGGCCAGCCCGAGGCCACCTGTCTCTGGGAAAACGTCCCAGGCGTCCTATCCGACAAAGGCAACGCGTTTGGCTGCTTCCTCGGTGCCCTGGTGGGCGAATCCGAAGAACTCCAACCGCCAGGGGGTAAATGGAAGGACGCTGGTTGTGTGTATGGACCCACGCGAACAGTCGCATGGCGGATTCTGGATGCCCAATATTTCGGCCTGGCCCAACGACGCCGTCGTGTGTTCGTTGTCGCAAGTGCTCGAGCAGGGTTCGATCCACTCGAAGTACTTTTTGAGCGCGAAGGCGTGCGCCGGGATACTCCGCCGCGCCGAGGCGAGGGGCAAGACCTTGCCGGGACAGTTACAGCAAGCACTGGAGGCGTCGACGAGAACGACGCAGCAGATGGACGACTGACCGTCTTTGGCGGCAACAACACCGCCGGCCCTATTGATGTAGCGCCAGCGCGCAATGCTTGCGCAAGCGCGAGCGGAAGGATGGATTTTGAATCTGAGGCCTTCGTTGTAAGCGGAACTCTACAAGCCAACGGCAAAGCGGCTGGCAGCGCTACCCAGCAGGATGCGGAGAGCGGAATGTTGGTCGTAACCGGCACGCAAGATCCTTGCACCCTTACCGACCAGGCATTCGCACTCGGGAGGAACAGCCGCCAGGAGAATGCAGTGCTCGCATTCGCCGAGAACAGCCGAAGCGAGGTCCGCTTGGAGGGCGGTGACGGCGAATTAGTGGGCGCGCTATCAACAGGCGGCGGCAAGCCAGGCCAAGGTCTGCCCTGCATCGCTTTCCAAGAAAGAGGGCGAGAAGGCGGTCGATCTTTGGAGGTCGGCGGAGACATCGCCTACGCGCTCACCGCACCTGGCGACGGAGGTCGATCTCAAGAGCGCAACGTGCTTACAGGGTCAGCCGTGCGCAGGTTGACTCCGCGCGAGTGCGAACGGCTTCAGGGATTCCCTGATGACTACACCCTGATCCCCTATCGCGGGCGCGTCGCAGGCTTGTGCCCGGACGGCCCACGCTACAAGGCCATTGGCAACAGTAAGGCCGTCCCAGTCGTGCGCTGGATCGGCCAACGCCTTCAACAACAACTCGAACGCTCAGCTTGA
- the thrS gene encoding threonine--tRNA ligase — protein sequence MPTITLPDGSQRSFDHPVSVAEVAASIGAGLAKATVAGKVDGKLVDACDLILNDATLQIITPKDEEGLEIIRHSCAHLVGHAVKQLYPTAKMVIGPVIDEGFYYDIAYERPFTPDDLAAIEKRMQQLIDTDYDVIKKMTPRAEVIDVFTARGEDYKLRLVEDMPNEQAMGLYYHEEYVDMCRGPHVPNTRFLKAFKLTKLSGAYWRGDAKNEQLQRVYGTAWADKKQLAAYIQRIEEAEKRDHRKIGKQLDLFHLQEEAPGMVFWHANGWTVYQVLEQYMRNVQRENGYQEIKTPQVVDRILWERSGHWSNYAENMFTTSSESRDYAVKPMNCPCHVQVFNQGLKSYRDLPLRLAEFGACHRNEPSGALHGIMRVRGFVQDDAHIFCTEEQVKKEAADFIRLTLDVYKDFGFSDIAMKLSTRPAKRVGSEELWDRAEGALADALNESGLEWEYQPGEGAFYGPKIEFTLRDCLGRNWQCGTLQYDPNLPERLDASYIAEDNSRVRPVMLHRAILGSFERFIGMLIEHYAGVFPAWLAPTQAVIMNITDKQADFALEVEKTLNGSGFRAKSDLRNEKIGFKIREHTLLKVPYLLVIGDREVETQTVAVRTREGADLGSMPVAQFAELLTQAVSRRGRQTTE from the coding sequence ATGCCCACCATTACTCTTCCCGATGGCAGCCAACGTTCGTTCGATCACCCCGTGTCCGTTGCCGAGGTCGCCGCATCCATCGGCGCCGGTCTGGCCAAGGCCACCGTTGCCGGCAAGGTAGATGGCAAGCTGGTCGACGCCTGCGACCTGATCCTGAACGACGCTACCCTGCAGATCATCACCCCCAAAGATGAAGAGGGACTGGAGATCATTCGTCACTCGTGCGCCCACCTGGTTGGCCATGCGGTGAAGCAGCTGTATCCGACCGCCAAGATGGTGATCGGCCCGGTGATCGACGAAGGCTTCTACTACGACATCGCTTACGAGCGGCCCTTCACGCCGGATGACCTGGCGGCCATCGAGAAGCGCATGCAGCAGCTGATCGATACTGACTACGACGTCATCAAGAAAATGACCCCGCGCGCCGAAGTCATCGACGTGTTTACTGCCCGTGGCGAAGACTACAAGCTGCGCCTGGTCGAGGACATGCCAAACGAACAGGCCATGGGCCTGTACTACCACGAGGAATACGTGGACATGTGCCGCGGCCCGCACGTGCCCAACACCCGCTTCCTCAAGGCATTCAAGCTGACCAAGCTGTCCGGCGCCTACTGGCGCGGCGATGCCAAGAACGAACAGTTGCAGCGGGTATACGGCACCGCCTGGGCTGACAAGAAGCAGCTGGCGGCCTACATCCAGCGCATCGAAGAAGCCGAGAAGCGCGACCATCGCAAGATCGGTAAGCAACTCGACCTGTTCCATCTGCAGGAAGAAGCACCGGGCATGGTGTTCTGGCATGCCAATGGCTGGACTGTCTACCAAGTGCTCGAGCAGTACATGCGTAATGTTCAGCGCGAGAACGGTTATCAGGAAATCAAGACTCCGCAAGTGGTCGACCGTATCCTGTGGGAGCGTTCCGGCCACTGGTCCAACTACGCCGAGAACATGTTCACCACCTCGTCCGAGAGCCGTGACTACGCGGTCAAGCCGATGAACTGTCCGTGCCACGTGCAGGTCTTCAACCAGGGGCTCAAGAGCTACCGCGACCTGCCGCTGCGTCTGGCCGAGTTTGGCGCATGCCACCGCAATGAGCCGTCTGGTGCATTGCACGGCATCATGCGTGTGCGTGGCTTCGTACAGGACGATGCCCACATTTTCTGCACCGAAGAACAGGTGAAGAAAGAAGCCGCCGACTTCATCAGGCTGACTCTGGACGTTTACAAGGACTTTGGCTTCAGCGACATCGCCATGAAGCTGTCTACTCGTCCGGCCAAGCGCGTTGGCTCTGAAGAGCTGTGGGACCGTGCCGAGGGAGCGTTGGCCGATGCCCTGAATGAATCTGGCCTGGAGTGGGAATACCAGCCAGGGGAGGGCGCTTTCTACGGGCCGAAGATCGAGTTCACCCTGCGTGACTGCCTTGGCCGTAACTGGCAGTGCGGCACCCTGCAGTACGACCCGAACCTGCCGGAGCGCCTGGACGCCAGCTACATTGCCGAAGACAACAGCCGCGTGCGCCCGGTCATGCTGCACCGCGCCATTTTGGGTTCGTTCGAGCGCTTCATCGGCATGCTGATCGAGCACTACGCCGGCGTATTCCCTGCCTGGCTGGCGCCAACGCAGGCGGTGATTATGAATATCACCGACAAACAGGCCGATTTCGCCCTTGAGGTTGAGAAAACTCTGAATGGTAGCGGTTTCCGTGCCAAGTCGGACTTGAGAAATGAGAAGATCGGCTTTAAAATCCGTGAGCATACTTTGCTCAAGGTCCCGTACCTTTTGGTTATAGGGGACCGCGAAGTCGAAACGCAGACCGTAGCAGTGCGTACTCGCGAAGGCGCTGACCTGGGCTCCATGCCCGTCGCCCAGTTCGCTGAGCTCCTGACGCAAGCGGTTTCCCGGCGTGGTCGCCAAACAACGGAGTAA
- the ihfA gene encoding integration host factor subunit alpha: MGALTKAEMAERLYEELGLNKREAKELVELFFEEIRHALEENEQVKLSGFGNFDLRDKRQRPGRNPKTGEEIPITARRVVTFRPGQKLKARVEAYAGTKP; the protein is encoded by the coding sequence ATGGGTGCTCTGACGAAAGCTGAGATGGCCGAGAGGCTGTACGAGGAGCTGGGGCTTAACAAGCGTGAGGCCAAGGAGCTGGTCGAGCTGTTTTTCGAAGAAATTCGGCACGCACTTGAAGAGAACGAGCAGGTCAAGTTGTCCGGTTTCGGCAACTTCGACCTTCGCGATAAACGCCAGCGGCCGGGCCGCAACCCCAAGACTGGGGAAGAAATCCCGATCACCGCACGGCGCGTCGTCACCTTTCGTCCAGGGCAGAAGTTGAAGGCCCGGGTTGAGGCCTATGCTGGAACCAAGCCATAA
- the rplT gene encoding 50S ribosomal protein L20 translates to MARVKRGVIARKRHKKILKLAKGYYGARSRVFRVAKQAVIKAGQYAYRDRRQKKRQFRALWIARINAGARTNGLSYSRLIAGLKKASIEIDRKVLADLAVNEKAAFAAIVEKAKAVLA, encoded by the coding sequence ATGGCTCGTGTTAAGCGTGGCGTCATCGCTCGTAAGCGTCACAAGAAAATTCTGAAACTGGCTAAAGGTTACTACGGTGCACGCTCGCGCGTATTCCGTGTTGCCAAGCAAGCGGTCATCAAGGCAGGCCAATACGCCTACCGCGACCGTCGCCAGAAGAAGCGTCAGTTCCGCGCACTGTGGATCGCTCGTATCAACGCCGGTGCCCGCACCAACGGTCTGTCCTACAGCCGTTTGATTGCTGGCCTGAAAAAGGCTTCGATCGAAATCGACCGTAAGGTTCTGGCCGATCTGGCAGTGAACGAAAAAGCGGCGTTTGCTGCGATTGTCGAGAAAGCTAAAGCCGTTCTGGCTTAA
- the pheS gene encoding phenylalanine--tRNA ligase subunit alpha, translating into MENLDALVSQALEAVERAEDINALEQIRVNYLGKKGELTQVMKTLGNLPAEERPKVGALINDAKERVTVVLNARKAAFEEAELSARLAAECIDVTLPGRGQATGGLHPITRTLERIEQFFTHIGYGIAEGPEVEDDYHNFEALNIPGHHPARAMHDTFYFNANMLLRTHTSPVQVRTMESTQPPIRIVCPGRVYRCDSDITHSPMFHQVEGLLIDRGINFADLKGTIEEFLRVFFEKELAVRFRPSFFPFTEPSAEVDIQCVMCSGNGCRVCKQTGWLEVMGCGMVHPNVLRMSGIDPEQFQGFAFGMGAERLAMLRYGVNDLRLFFDNDLRFLAQFR; encoded by the coding sequence ATGGAAAACCTGGATGCGCTGGTCTCCCAAGCCCTGGAGGCCGTGGAGCGCGCTGAAGACATCAATGCCCTGGAACAGATCCGGGTCAACTATCTCGGCAAGAAGGGCGAGCTGACCCAGGTGATGAAGACCCTGGGCAACCTGCCAGCCGAGGAGCGGCCCAAAGTGGGCGCGCTGATCAATGACGCCAAAGAGCGCGTCACCGTTGTGCTGAACGCACGCAAGGCAGCTTTTGAAGAAGCCGAGCTCAGCGCTCGTCTGGCTGCCGAATGCATTGATGTGACCCTGCCAGGCCGCGGCCAGGCCACCGGTGGCCTGCACCCCATCACCCGTACACTCGAACGCATCGAACAGTTCTTCACGCACATTGGCTACGGCATTGCCGAAGGCCCTGAAGTCGAAGACGACTATCACAACTTCGAAGCGCTCAACATCCCCGGCCACCATCCGGCCCGGGCGATGCACGATACCTTCTACTTCAATGCCAACATGTTGCTGCGTACCCACACCTCGCCGGTGCAGGTGCGGACCATGGAGTCGACCCAGCCACCTATTCGCATTGTCTGTCCTGGCCGCGTCTACCGCTGCGATTCGGATATCACCCACTCGCCGATGTTCCACCAGGTCGAAGGCCTGCTGATCGACCGTGGCATCAATTTCGCCGACCTCAAGGGCACCATCGAAGAATTCCTGCGCGTGTTCTTCGAAAAAGAACTGGCGGTGCGTTTCCGTCCATCGTTCTTCCCCTTCACCGAGCCGTCTGCCGAAGTGGATATCCAGTGCGTCATGTGCTCGGGCAATGGCTGCCGCGTGTGCAAGCAGACCGGCTGGCTGGAAGTAATGGGCTGCGGCATGGTGCACCCGAACGTGTTGCGCATGTCGGGCATTGATCCTGAGCAATTCCAGGGCTTCGCCTTCGGCATGGGTGCCGAGCGCCTGGCCATGCTGCGTTATGGCGTCAACGATCTGCGTTTGTTCTTCGACAACGACCTGCGGTTCTTAGCCCAATTCCGCTAA
- the pheT gene encoding phenylalanine--tRNA ligase subunit beta: protein MKFSEQWLRGWVNPQVSRDELVARLSMAGLEVDSVTPAAGQFSGIVVGEILATEQHPDADKLRVCQVSNGQETFQVVCGAPNARPGIKIPFAMIGAELPGDFKIKKAKLRGVESFGMLCSAAELQISEENDGLLELASDAPVGEDIRQYLSLDDASIEIGLTPNRGDCLSIAGLARDVSALYDVPVTRPLVPAVAAAHDEVRPVEVHAPAACPRYLGRVIRNVDLSKPTPLWMVERLRRSDVRSIDAAVDITNYVMLELGQPMHAFDLAEINGGIRVRMAEEGEKLVLLDGQEVALRADTLVIADHTRALAIAGVMGGEHSGVDTAKTRDLFLESAFFEPISVAGKARSYGLHTDASHRYERGVDSQLAREAMERATALLLEVVGGEAGPIVEAVSEQHLPRIAPVTLRADRIAQMLGMEMDPSQVEQLLNNLGLATQADGAGQWTVNVPSHRFDISLEVDLIEELARLYGYNNLPVRYPQARLAPQARPETRGELPNLRRLLVARGYQEAITYSFIDPKLFELFSPGVEPLLLANPISSDMAAMRASLWPGLVKALQHNLNRQQDRVRLFESGLRFVGQLGDLAQEPMIAGVVTGSRLPEGWANGRDPIDFFDVKADVEALLGYSGALGDFTFVAGKHPALHPGQTAEIQREGKTVGYLGALHPELAKVLDLDRPVFVFELVLADVVEGRLPKFSELSKFPETRRDLALIAGRDVASQDVLDVIRDNAGEWLTDLRLFDVYQGKGIDPDRKSLAVGLTWQHPSRTLNDDEVNTTLHTILTSLEQRLNTTLRK, encoded by the coding sequence ATGAAATTCAGTGAACAGTGGCTGCGCGGTTGGGTAAACCCGCAAGTCTCCCGTGACGAACTGGTGGCCCGCCTGTCCATGGCCGGCCTGGAAGTCGACAGCGTGACCCCCGCTGCCGGCCAGTTCAGCGGTATTGTGGTGGGTGAAATCCTTGCCACTGAACAACACCCAGACGCCGACAAGCTGCGTGTGTGCCAGGTCAGCAATGGTCAGGAAACGTTCCAGGTCGTTTGCGGCGCGCCTAACGCACGGCCAGGGATCAAGATCCCCTTCGCCATGATCGGCGCCGAACTGCCTGGTGACTTCAAGATCAAGAAGGCCAAGCTGCGCGGTGTGGAGTCATTCGGCATGCTCTGCTCGGCGGCCGAACTGCAGATCAGTGAAGAAAACGATGGCCTGCTCGAACTGGCCAGCGATGCACCGGTAGGCGAAGACATTCGCCAGTACCTGAGCCTGGATGATGCCAGCATCGAAATCGGGCTTACGCCCAACCGGGGTGATTGCCTGTCGATCGCCGGCCTGGCCCGCGACGTCAGCGCGCTGTACGACGTGCCGGTCACCCGCCCGCTGGTGCCAGCCGTGGCTGCCGCGCACGACGAAGTGCGCCCAGTCGAGGTCCATGCGCCGGCAGCTTGCCCACGCTACCTGGGGCGGGTCATCCGCAATGTCGACCTGAGCAAGCCGACGCCGCTGTGGATGGTCGAGCGTCTGCGCCGCAGCGACGTGCGCAGCATCGACGCTGCCGTAGACATCACTAACTACGTGATGCTCGAACTCGGCCAGCCGATGCACGCCTTTGACTTGGCAGAGATCAACGGCGGCATTCGCGTACGCATGGCCGAGGAAGGCGAGAAGCTCGTGCTGCTCGACGGCCAGGAAGTTGCACTGCGTGCCGACACCCTGGTCATTGCCGACCACACCCGCGCCCTGGCCATCGCCGGCGTCATGGGCGGCGAGCACAGCGGCGTCGACACCGCTAAAACCCGTGATCTGTTCCTGGAAAGCGCTTTCTTCGAGCCGATTTCCGTTGCAGGCAAGGCCCGCTCCTACGGCCTGCACACCGACGCCTCGCACCGTTATGAGCGCGGCGTCGATTCCCAGTTGGCCCGCGAGGCCATGGAGCGCGCGACCGCATTGCTGCTGGAAGTGGTAGGCGGTGAAGCCGGCCCTATCGTTGAAGCCGTCAGCGAGCAACACTTGCCCCGCATTGCCCCAGTTACCCTGCGTGCCGATCGCATCGCCCAGATGCTTGGCATGGAAATGGACCCGTCCCAGGTCGAGCAGTTGCTCAACAACCTTGGTCTGGCTACCCAGGCAGACGGAGCAGGGCAGTGGACGGTCAACGTTCCGAGCCACCGCTTCGATATCAGCCTCGAAGTCGACCTGATCGAAGAGCTCGCGCGTCTGTACGGTTACAACAACCTGCCCGTGCGCTACCCGCAAGCGCGCCTGGCGCCGCAAGCACGCCCGGAAACCCGTGGCGAGCTGCCAAACCTGCGTCGTCTGCTGGTTGCTCGTGGTTACCAGGAGGCCATTACCTACAGCTTCATCGATCCGAAACTGTTCGAGCTGTTCAGCCCAGGCGTAGAGCCACTGTTGCTGGCCAACCCTATCTCCAGCGACATGGCGGCCATGCGTGCCTCTCTGTGGCCGGGCCTGGTCAAGGCATTGCAGCACAACCTCAATCGCCAGCAGGACCGCGTGCGCTTGTTCGAAAGTGGCCTACGTTTCGTCGGCCAACTGGGCGACTTGGCACAGGAACCGATGATTGCCGGCGTCGTTACAGGCAGCCGCTTGCCTGAAGGATGGGCCAACGGCCGCGACCCTATCGACTTCTTCGACGTGAAGGCCGATGTGGAAGCCCTGTTGGGTTATTCCGGTGCGTTGGGCGACTTCACCTTCGTCGCTGGCAAGCATCCAGCCTTGCACCCTGGTCAGACCGCCGAAATCCAGCGTGAAGGTAAGACCGTTGGCTATCTGGGCGCGCTTCATCCAGAGCTTGCAAAAGTCCTGGACCTGGACCGCCCGGTCTTCGTTTTCGAGCTGGTGCTGGCCGATGTGGTCGAAGGCCGATTGCCGAAATTCAGCGAGTTGTCCAAGTTCCCGGAAACCCGTCGTGACCTGGCGTTGATCGCAGGTCGTGATGTAGCGTCTCAAGACGTGCTTGACGTAATTCGTGACAATGCAGGCGAATGGCTCACAGACCTCAGGCTGTTTGATGTCTACCAGGGTAAAGGCATTGATCCTGATAGAAAAAGCCTGGCAGTCGGCTTGACCTGGCAGCATCCATCGCGCACTCTTAACGACGATGAGGTGAACACTACCTTGCACACTATCCTCACCTCGCTCGAACAAAGGTTGAACACCACGTTAAGGAAATAA